CGGCCTTGGCAAGCGGAAAGACTTGATCGATAACGGGATGGAGCCGGCGTTTGTCCTTTCCTCCCTCGAAGAGCTTCAGGACTTCGATCAATTCACCCTTCGTCCCCATCCACGAGCCGAAGATCGTCTGGTGGCGGGCGTAGACGTAGCGGATATCGAGCTTTGCGGTAAACTCTCCGGTCGCGCCGCAGGTGACGAGCCGGCCCCCCTTCGCAAGCACGGTGATACTCTTTTCAAACACCTCGCCGCCGATATGCTCGAAGACAATATCGACGCCCTTCTTGTTCGTCATCCGCCGGACCTCCTCGGCGAAATCGACGTTGCGATAGTTGATCAGTTCGTGCGCTCCGAGCTCTTTCCCTCTCCGCAGTTTTTCGTCAGATCCGGCCGTGGCGATAATCCGCGGTCCGAAGAGCGCCGCGACCTGAATGGCGGCGGAGCCGACTCCGCTTCCGGCGCCATGAACGAGCACCGTCTCGCCCGGCCTGATCGCGGTGAGCGTGACGAGCATATGCCATGCGGTCAGAAAAACAACCGGTATGGCGGCCGCCTCGTTGAAATCCAGTCCCTCCGGAATGGGCACGCAGTTCACCGCCGGGACTTTCACGACCTCGGCGTACGTGCCGTCTTCCCGCACCCCGAGCACGCGATATGAGGGGCAAATATTATCGCGCCCGCTGAGGCACATCTGGCAATGGCCGCATGAAAGTCCGGGACAAATCAGCACCCGGTCTCCCGGTTTGAGCCAGTCCACGTCGCTTCCCGCCTCGAGAATCACACCGGAGCCGTCGGAGCCGGGGATGTGCGGGAGGGGAATGTTCCGTTCGCGCGCGCCGTTCGTCACCCAGAGATCGAGGTGGTTGAGCGCGGCAGCCTTCATCTGAATGAGTGCGTCGCGCGGCCCCGCCGTTGGCGCCGGAGCGTCTTCATATCGGAGAACTTCCGGACCGCCGAATGTGTGGAAGCGTGCCGCCTTCATGGTGGGAATCTATCGTTCGGAAGCGAGTTCCCAGTGGACGGGAGACCGCCAGAGGCTGGAGAGAGTCAATTCACGCATGAAGATGAACTCTTTCGGGAGCTTGTCATAGAGTCTTGAGAAAAACTCCTCGTGCGAGAGGAGCTCCTTCTTCCAGTCTTCGCTGTTCACCGACATGGCGAGGTTGAACTTCTCCCTGGAGAACTCTTCGAGCCCGTTCCAGCAGATATCCTCGTATCTCGGCATCCACCCAAGCGGGCTTTCGATCCCGTACCCGTGACCGCGGGCGCGGTCGACGATCCATTTGAGGATCCGCATGTTTTCGGAGAAGCCCGGCCACAGGAACTTTCCGTTCTCGTCTTTTCGGAACCAGTTCACGGTAAAGATCCGGGGCGGGTTCGGCAGGTTTCGTCCGAACTGGAGCCAGTGGTTGAAGTAGTCGGCCATGTGGTAGCCGCAGAATGGGAGCATCGCCATCGGATCCCTTCGGACTTTCCCAAGGTCTCCGGCCGCGGCCGCAGTGGTCTCGGAGCCCATGGTGGCTGCGGCATAGACGCCGAAATTCCAATTCGCGGATTGAAGAACGAGGGGCTGGACTCCGCTTCTCCTTCCGCCGAAGACGAATGCGCCGATGGGAACCCCTTTCGGGTCCTCCCAGGCGGAATCTACGATGGGGTTTTGAGTGGCCGGAGCTGTGAACCGGGCGTTCGGATGCGCGGCCGGACGGCCCGAGCCGGGGGTCCATTCTTCCCCCTGCCAGTCTACGAGCCTGGGCGGCGGGGTCTCGGTCATCCCCTCCCACCAGACGTCTCCGTCGGGGGTCAGCGCCACGTTCGTGAAAATAGTGTTCGCCCGAATGCACTTCATGG
The DNA window shown above is from Bacteroidota bacterium and carries:
- a CDS encoding zinc-binding dehydrogenase, with protein sequence MKAARFHTFGGPEVLRYEDAPAPTAGPRDALIQMKAAALNHLDLWVTNGARERNIPLPHIPGSDGSGVILEAGSDVDWLKPGDRVLICPGLSCGHCQMCLSGRDNICPSYRVLGVREDGTYAEVVKVPAVNCVPIPEGLDFNEAAAIPVVFLTAWHMLVTLTAIRPGETVLVHGAGSGVGSAAIQVAALFGPRIIATAGSDEKLRRGKELGAHELINYRNVDFAEEVRRMTNKKGVDIVFEHIGGEVFEKSITVLAKGGRLVTCGATGEFTAKLDIRYVYARHQTIFGSWMGTKGELIEVLKLFEGGKDKRRLHPVIDQVFPLAKAADAQRRMQERANSGKIILEI